The following are from one region of the Syngnathus acus chromosome 10, fSynAcu1.2, whole genome shotgun sequence genome:
- the LOC119128494 gene encoding leucine rich adaptor protein 1-like, with protein sequence MDEGGFALPELKDLETKLGRKVPESLVRSLVGGRHDKVTPPAARPGHNSADFDRLEGKIFYLKQEMANLRAIDVKLMQQLISINEGIESIRWLIDDKGDDTVSQDGSLSSSLYSLSDSQDGGSLPGSLSSLNDANSDELDALSVGSYLDTLAEDLSDDPSPSDLDCLVDKSVINGDAFCKSPVKLRAESDEYYCFG encoded by the exons ATGGACGAAGGTGGCTTCGCGTTGCCCGAATTGAAGGACCTGGAGACCAAGTTGGGTCGCAAAGTTCCCGAAAGTCTCGTTCGCTCGCTCGTGGGGGGCAGACACGACAAGGTGACACCCCCGGCGGCGCGTCCCGGACACAATTCCGCGGACTTTGACCGGCTGGAGGGCAAAATTTTCTACCTCAAACAAGAAATG GCCAACCTACGCGCCATCGACGTGAAACTGATGCAGCAGCTGATATCCATCAACGAAGGTATCGAGTCCATCCGCTGGTTGATCGACGACAAAGGCGACGACACGGTCAGCCAAGATGGCAGCCTGTCCAGCAGCCTGTACAGCTTGTCCGATAGCCAGGACGGCGGCTCGTTGCCGGGCagcctcagcagcctgaacgACGCCAACAGCGACGAGCTGGACGCGCTGTCGGTGGGCAGCTACCTGGACACGCTTGCCGAGGACCTCTCGGATGACCCTTCGCCCAGCGACCTGGACTGCTTGGTGGATAAATCCGTAATCAACGGGGACGCCTTCTGCAAATCCCCAGTGAAACTGAGGGCGGAATCGGATGAATACTACTGCTTTGGATAA
- the LOC119128492 gene encoding multiple PDZ domain protein — protein MIETMDTQRALQAVERLQAKLKERGEVPTEEKLSLLKSVLQSPLFHQILALQKSVQQLKDQGGGDRITEAQHNGSHVAPSETRDGKPACDQLDQIIQTMAQGRYVAHVDLQKPASGGLGFSVVGLKSENRGELGIFVQEIQAGSVAHSDGKLKEADQILAINGQTLDQTVTHQQAIGILQRASERVQLIVARGPIPQLWQHVETIELVNDGTGLGFGIVGGKTTGVIVKTILPGGIADQDGRLRSGDHILRIGDTDLYGMGSEQVAQVLRQCGNRVKLVITRGHVDENPSVSASTPAPLPTTEVEEKEEEEEGMFDVSLIKNTQGLGITIAGYVGDKNSEPSGIFVKSITKDSTVDQDGRIHVGDQIVAVDGVDIQGYTNQQAVEVLRHTGQAVHLKLIRRGFRPDEIPPAVAPVVTILPSSAADLNELDLEGQTEADLDPISLRQLCPSDEKQTQTMNEGPAVTPVVDQLTQDKHGATTPTPLQEEELVKKWQEILGANNEVVVAEVEKFSENSGLGISLEANSGHHYIRSVLPEGPVGRCGKLFSGDELVEVNGISLIGETHKEVVRILKELPLGVYMTCCRPAPHQQPDNDTLEPQGQVSSGRSQFQKQIDLSSVEVVEAAEAANDLTPEATGSPLAMWELEIQNIELEKEAGGLGFSILDYQDPLDPAKTVIVIRSLVPNGVAEQDGRLLPGDRLMFVNDTNLESASLEDAVQALKGAELGMVRIGVAKPLPGISGDSYSPQLYGGQEVTPLSTLHSFDFSRSLLQDRDEDELPGGVLFRAEPALVDTSEVEQKALERAYYGVEETFQASMIALHGSSSDLDFLRASTPETSSYLDYGSAPMTAPLGGSDEDLATVEETPEALESYSPFNDLQITPEIQPEPTELIPCYTEEPTGTLVEEQVSVKEVDTIPDAGDQAAIPGSSFERTITVVKGNSNLGMTVSAMKDGLGMLIRSVIRGGSISRDGRLGVGDLILAINGEPTAKLSNVQARAMLRRHSLVGPDMGSACSPEDDLCPFYVITYVPAEYLEEYKSSLEHSDKDQVFSEPASIPTPKDVPNLPEREDGEGEESVSFSNWNQPRLVELFRQPGKSLGISIVGGRGMGSRLSNGEVMRGIFIKHILEDSPAGQNGTLKTGDRIVEVDGVDLRDASHEEAVEAIRRAGNPVSFLVQSIIQKPRSSTSAESIEENVPSLPRDKEGDSHSRLVLRLSPTNPFTPTPFKPKKRDTAKVTTASMAFALPVVPHVGETDTDTLAETPAPPFQADKRDGVEEEEEEGEFGSSWESIVQRYGSLPGVLHVIELEKGKTGLGLSLAGNRDRARMSVFVVGIDPAGAAGTDGRMLVGDELLEINGQVLYGQSHQNASSIIKSAPSKVQIIFIRNTEALEQMAVGPVKETQGEAAESHAEEDVAVGEGTTEDKVTIQESCTAAVNGEPKVASLPETSSSHSRSPSPSTLACDPATCPIIPGCETTIDISKGRTGLGLSIVGGCDTLLGAIIIHEVYEEGAASKDGRLWAGDQILEVNGIDLRAASHDEAINVLRQTPQRVRLVVYRDEAQYKEEELWDSFIVELRKRPGQGLGLSIVGRRNDTGVFVSDIIKGGLADTDGRLMQGDQILSVNGEDVRSATQETVAALLKCCVGSLKMDIGRFKAGPFHSQRRLSQSSQASEPSSSKVASGILSGDESQQQAPDHQDVRTAEFTKGPGDSLGVSIAGGVGSPLGNIPIFIAMMNPVGLAAQTQKLMVGDRIISICGTSTEGMSHAQAVTLLKNATGTIQLQVVAGVDNTVTGAAQEQAAGGLQPPSCIFQDDLSPPQYKSITLERGPDGLGFSIVGGYGSPHGDLPIYIKTVFGKGAAAEDGRLKRGDQIMAVNGQALEGVTHEEAVGILKRTKGSVTLTVLS, from the exons atgattgaaaCAATGG ACACGCAGCGTGCCTTGCAGGCGGTGGAGCGACTCCAGGCCAAGTTGAAAGAGCGAGGGGAGGTGCCCACCGAGGAGAAGCTCAGCCTGCTCAAGTCAGTGCTCCAGAGCCCCCTCTTCCACCAGATTCTGGCCTTGCAGAAGTCCGTGCAGCAGCTGAAAGACCAG GGGGGTGGTGATCGCATCACAGAAGCGCAACACAACGGTAGCCATGTGGCGCCCTCGGAAACCAGAGATGGCAAACCCGCGTGTGATCAATTGGATCAGATTATTCAGACTATGGCGCAG GGACGCTACGTGGCACACGTGGACTTGCAGAAGCCAGCGTCGGGGGGTCTGGGATTCAGTGTGGTGGGCCTGAAGAGCGAGAACCGAGGGGAGCTCGGTATCTTCGTTCAAGAGATCCAAGCGGGAAGTGTGGCTCACAG CGATGGCAAGTTAAAGGAAGCCGACCAGATTTTGGCCATCAACGGCCAGACCCTGGACCAGACCGTAACCCACCAACAGGCCATCGGCATCCTACAGAGGGCCTCCGAGAGGGTGCAACTCATCGTGGCTCGAGGGCCCATACCACAGCTG TGGCAGCATGTGGAGACTATCGAGCTGGTCAACGATGGCACTGGCCTGGGTTTTGGTATTGTCGGAGGGAAGACAACTGGCGTTATCGTGAAAACCATCCTTCCTGGAGGCATTGCCGACCAG GACGGCCGCCTGCGAAGCGGCGACCACATCCTACGAATCGGTGACACCGACCTGTACGGGATGGGCAGCGAGCAGGTGGCGCAGGTGCTACGCCAGTGCGGCAACCGTGTGAAGCTGGTCATCACTCGGGGCCACGTGGACGAGAATCCCTCCGTCTCGGCGTCCACTCCGGCACCCCTCCCGACGACCGAG GttgaggagaaggaggaagaagaagaaggcatGTTTGATGTGAGCCTCATCAAGAACACACAAGGACTTGGCATCACAATTGCCGGTTATGTCGGGGATAAAAATTCAG AACCTTCTGGTATTTTTGTCAAGAGCATAACAAAAGACAGCACTGTGGATCAAGACGGTCGTATTCACGTGGGGGACCAGATAGTGGCC GTGGACGGCGTGGACATCCAGGGATACACCAACCAACAGGCCGTGGAAGTTCTCAGACACACGGGCCAGGCCGTCCACCTCAAGCTAATTCGCCGAGGCTTCCGCCCCGACGAGATCCCGCCCGCCGTGGCCCCCGTCGTCACCATCCTGCCCTCGTCCGCTGCGGACCTGAACGAGCTGGATCTGGAGGGACAGACGGAAGCAGACTTAG ATCCCATCTCCCTTCGTCAGTTGTGCCCCTCAGACGAAAAGCAGACGCAGACAATGAATGAAGGACCTGCCGTCACGCCGGTTGTAGATCAGCTGACGCAAGATAAACATG GGGCGACGACTCCGACACCCTTACAGGAAGAGGAACTCGTGAAAAAGTGGCAAGAGATTCTGGGGGCAAATAATGAAGTTGtc GTGGCTGAAGTGGAGAAATTCAGCGAGAACAGCGGCTTGGGGATCAGTTTGGAAGCCAATAGCGGCCATCACTACATCCGCTCCGTGCTGCCCGAAGGGCCCGTCGGTCGCTGCGGCAAACTATTCAGTGGGGATGAACTCGTTGAG GTCAACGGCATATCTCTGATCGGTGAGACCCACAAGGAGGTGGTTCGGATCTTGAAGGAGCTGCCCCTCGGCGTGTACATGACGTGCTGCAGACCCGCCCCCCACCAGCAGCCTGACAATGACACTTTGGAACCACAAGGTCAAGTGTCATCTGGCAGATCTCAATTCCAG AAACAAATCGACCTGAGTAGCGTGGAAGTGGTGGAAGCAGCGGAAGCAGCAAATGACCTGACTCCAGAGGCGACGGGGTCTCCTTTGGCCATGTGGGAGCTGGAGATCCAGAATATTGAGTTGGAGAAAGAAGCAGGGGGACTGGGATTCAGCATACTCGACTACCAG GACCCACTGGACCCGGCCAAGACAGTCATCGTGATCCGCTCGCTGGTTCCTAACGGCGTGGCCGAGCAGGACGGACGACTGCTGCCGGGGGACCGACTGATGTTTGTCAACGACACCAACTTGGAGAGCGCCAGCCTGGAAGATGCCGTCCAAGCGCTCAAGGGAGCCGAGCTGGGCATGGTGCGGATTGGGGTGGCCAAACCTCTTCCC GGGATAAGTGGTGATTCCTACTCACCGCAGCTTTACGGTGGGCAGGAAGTCACGCCGCTGTCCACGCTGCATTCGTTTGACTTCAGCCGTAGTTTACTCCAAGACAGAGATGAAGATGAACTGCCCGGCGGGGTTCTTTTCCGAGCAGAGCCGGCATTG GTGGACACCAGCGAAGTGGAGCAAAAGGCGCTGGAGCGAGCTTACTACGGCGTGGAGGAAACATTCCAGGCGTCGATGATTGCGCTTCACGGAAGTAGCTCGGACCTGGATTTCCTGCGCGCGTCCACACCTGAG ACTTCAAGTTACCTCGACTACGGATCGGCACCCATGACTGCTCCTCTCGGCGGTTCTGATGAGGACTTAGCCACCGTTGAGGAAACACCAGAAGCCTTGGAGTCCTACAGCCCATTTAATGACCTCCAGATCACACCCGAAATCCAGCCTGAGCCGACGGAATTGATTCCGTGTTACACCGAAGAGCCCACCGGCACTTTGGTGGAAGAACAAGTCTCCGTGAAG GAGGTCGACACGATACCAGACGCCGGCGACCAAGCGGCAATCCCGGGGAGCAGTTTCGAACGGACCATCACGGTCGTCAAGGGCAACTCCAACCTTG GGATGACGGTGAGCGCCATGAAAGACGGCCTGGGGATGCTGATCCGGAGCGTGATCCGCGGCGGATCTATCAGTCGGGACGGCCGCCTGGGAGTGGGCGACCTCATCCTGGCCATTAACGGGGAACCCACCGCCAAGCTGAGCAACGTTCAAGCGCGGGCCATGCTTCGCAGACACTCTCTGGTCGGACCGGACATGGG ATCTGCTTGCTCACCAGAGGATGATCTGTGCCCGTTTTATGT cATCACGTACGTCCCGGCAGAATATTTGGAGGAGTACAAGAGCAGCCTGGAGCACAGTGACAAAGACCAAGTCTTCTCCGAGCCGGCGTCTATTCCGACTCCAAA GGATGTTCCCAACCTTCCTGAGCGGGAGGATGGCGAGGGAGAGGAGAGCGTGTCTTTTAGCAACTGGAACCAACCACGACT AGTGGAGCTCTTCCGACAGCCCGGCAAGTCCCTGGGCATCAGCATCGTGGGAGGCCGCGGGATGGGCAGCCGGCTGAGCAACGGCGAGGTGATGCGGGGTATTTTCATCAAACACATCCTGGAGGACAGTCCCGCCGGACAGAACGGCACCTTGAAGACCGGAGACAGGATTGTGGAG GTAGATGGCGTGGACCTAAGAGACGCCAGTCACGAGGAGGCGGTGGAGGCCATCCGTAGGGCAGGCAATCCGGTATCCTTCCTGGTGCAGAGTATCATCCAGAAACCCAGG TCATCGACAAGTGCAGAGTCCATCGAGGAAAATGTACCGAGTCTACCCAGGGACAAG GAGGGTGACAGTCACAGTAGACTTGTCCTCCGCCTCTCCCCAACTAACCCTTTCACTCCTACCCCGTTTAAG CCAAAGAAGCGTGACACTGCAAAGGTGACAACCGCCAGCATGGCCTTCGCCCTGCCGGTGGTGCCCCACGTGGGGGAGACGGACACCGACACTCTGGCAGAGACTCCGGCTCCGCCCTTCCAAGCTGACAAACGGGACGGggtagaggaggaggaggaggaaggggagtTTGGGTCCAGCTGGG AGAGTATCGTCCAGCGCTACGGAAGCCTCCCGGGCGTCCTGCACGTGATCGAGCTGGAGAAGGGCAAGACGGGCTTGGGCCTCAGCCTGGCCGGCAACCGGGACCGTGCCCGCATGAGCGTCTTTGTAGTGGGCATTGACCCCGCGGGGGCGGCCGGGACTGACGGACGCATGCTTGTCGGGGATGAGCTCCTCGAG atTAATGGACAGGTCCTCTATGGCCAAAGTCACCAGAATGCATCTTCCATTATCAAAAGCGCCCCATCTAAAGTCCAAATCATCTTTATCAG GAACACAGAAGCCTTGGAGCAGATGGCAGTAGGACCCGTGAAAGAAACCCAGGGAGAAGCAGCCGAGTCGCACGCGGAG GAAGACGTTGCGGTTGGTGAAGGCACCACAGAGGACAAGGTAACCATCCAGGAAAGCTGCACCGCAGCAGTCAATGGGGAACCGAAGGTCGCCAGTCTACCCGAAACATCTTCAA gtCACAGCCGCTCGCCCAGTCCGTCAACGCTGGCCTGCGACCCGGCCACGTGCCCCATTATCCCGGGCTGCGAGACCACCATCGACATCTCCAAAGGACGGACAGGCCTGGGACTCAGCATCGTCGGGGGTTGTGACACTCTGCTG GGGGCTATTATCATCCACGAGGTTTACGAAGAAGGTGCGGCTTCCAAGGACGGCAGGCTTTGGGCTGGAGACCAAATCCTCGAG GTGAACGGCATCGACTTGCGAGCGGCGAGCCACGACGAGGCCATCAACGTGCTACGGCAGACCCCGCAGCGGGTCCGGCTCGTCGTCTACAGGGACGAGGCCCAGTACAAGGAGGAGGAGTTGTGGGACTCGTTCATTGTGGAGCTACGCAAGAGGCCCGGCCAGGGACTGGGACTTAGCATCGTGGGGAGGAG GAATGACACGGGAGTTTTTGTGTCGGACATCATCAAAGGAGGCTTGGCGGACACCGACGGCCGACTGATGCAGGGTGACCAGATCCTGTCGGTCAACGGGGAAGACGTCCGCTCTGCCACCCAGGAGACGGTTGCTGCTCTCCTCAAG TGTTGCGTTGGCTCCTTGAAGATGGACATCGGGAGGTTTAAAGCCGGCCCCTTCCACTCGCAGCGAAGGCTTTCTCAAAGCAGTCAG GCGAGTGAACCTTCCAGTTCCAAGGTGGCCTCGGGAATCCTTTCTGGTGATGAGAGTCAGCAGCAGG CACCAGATCACCAGGACGTGAGAACGGCCGAGTTCACCAAAGGCCCCGGTGACTCCTTGGGTGTCAGTATTGCCGGCGGGGTGGGCAGCCCCTTGGGTAACATCCCTATCTTTATCGCCATGATGAACCCCGTCGGCCTGGCGGCGCAGACCCAGAAGCTCATG GTCGGAGACCGGATTATCAGTATTTGTGGAACTTCTACCGAAGGCATGAGCCACGCGCAAGCCGTCACTTTGCTCAAAAATGCCACGGGGACAATACAGCTGCAA GTGGTGGCAGGTGTCGACAACACGGTGACCGGCGCGGCTCAGGAGCAGGCGGCTGGTGGCCTTCAGCCACCCAGCTGCATCTTCCAGGATGATCTCAG CCCGCCTCAATACAAGAGCATCACGCTGGAGAGAGGGCCGGACGGCCTGGGCTTTAGCATTGTCGGCGGCTACGGCAGCCCCCACGGCGACCTGCCCATCTACATCAAGACGGTTTTCGGCAAaggggcggcggcggaggacgGTCGCCTGAAGCGGGGCGACCAGATCATGGCGGTCAACGGGCAAGCGCTGGAGGGCGTCACGCACGAGGAGGCCGTGGGTATTTTGAAGAGGACCAAAGGAAGCGTCACGCTCACCGTGCTATCCTAG